The nucleotide sequence atatatttattatgttaattttatatatatatatatatatatatatatatatatttatatatatatttattatgtacattttatatatatatatatatatatatatatatatttatttatttatttattatgtatatgtttgtttgtgtgtgtttatgtatatattattatgtacattcatatgtatatatttgtgtgtgttagggatgtgtgtatatgtgcacgtgCAGAAAACAAATTTCTCCACAAGTTTCAGAAGCATTACACATCAGCTTAACAGTTGCAAGACTTAGAAATTCCGATGTTATGTCAACTTTTGTTAAGTAACAGGTTTGTCAGACCTTAGCTGTGATGTTTTCAGCTATTTTAAACATCTCTTTCACTCCAGCTTTTGTGGTATAGTTTATATTTATTACTGAGTGTTCCCGTGACAAGGTCATTCCTGTTCAggcaatattaatattttataggaTACTTGCTGAAGAGTTAGTCATCAAAATTTCTCTTAAATATGTGTTTGCTGatcaaaattatgattaaaatatttAACTCAATAGGATCACAGATAATCACAGTATGAAATAGATTAGCAATCATATTTTTATGGCAAAAATTCTTACCTCTGTAGAGTTTATGATTTGCTAAAGATATTAGGCTTGATGAAATTGGACTGAAGAGTAATttactataaaaataatttatattactaaATTGATATATAATTTTAGGTATCACAGTTCAGAGGATGTTTAAAATAACTAACCTAATATAACCACAAATCCCATTATATCAacatggtttattttttttaatttctgttttaatttttcaTGTTTAGTTGCATTTTAGAGAGAAAACAATCTCTCGTTATTTGAATTTGGTTATCAGTAAATTGTCTATGAAATATTATgttgttacatatttatattacacatacatgttAAGCACAGATTTGGAGCTCTTATGAAAACATAGTAAATGAGAGGGCACTTTGTTTATTTCCCATTTGATCTACTTGGGGTCATGCAGTTCTTCTAAGGCTTCCTTTGATCCATTTTTCCATTTTGTACTTTGTCATGTGTCTTGGCAAAGCactattatctccctctcttcggaattccaatgttttgttttatttggaaTCCCTGAACCAGTGATTATAAGGATATAGTTTTTATGTAGGCCTCTTCCAGATTTTGATTGTTTACAAACAGAGGATAGTTATTAATTGCACTTGAGAATTGTAAAATCTACTGAGCATAAGGTTAACCTAGAGACTAAATATAGCTTGATGTGTAACATTCACTTAGTTTCTGTCAAATAACTGAGAGTAACAGTTTTCTGTTTTTATATGGGAGGTTTGTTACTTTTGAGGTGACAATATAGTATTTGTGTGGAGTCAAGAGCTTGGAAATTGTTATATTGGATCATTTCATAATGTAGAACTGCATTAATGATTGATTCacattaatttaaatataatgtCTCAAGGATTTTAATATTTATTGGAGACCATTACTGTCATGGCACTGCATATTATTTGTATCTCAAGCAAACCATCCCGGAAGAGGTGTTATGCAGCCATACAGTGTCTACATACATTGTCTGGAACTATGGTAATAGAATTATCATACCAAGGGGAATCTTCTCCTGCATTCCCAGGGTTTCTTACCTGATGTAGAGGGCTTAGCTATATGCTGTAAATGTTTTTGCTCATACAGAAGCTTTTGTAATACATACAGTGTGCTAATTAGTTTCCTGTCACAGTTAGAAAACatttgaacaaaaaaatattcataactaTGAAAACCCTAATTTTAGGCGTAATGGTGTCTTTAGTTTTGTACAAAGTGAATTGATAATcccatattattttcatatttaaataACCTGTGATTTGAAATTTAACTTTTGAGTCTGTCTTACAAGTTATAATTGCTTTTACTTACATGTGTGATACATTATTGTAATGGTAGTTAAAGTTGAAGTAACTCATGAATTAAGTTTAAAGAAAGtatgaaatacaaagaaaacttAGCATATTTGCTTTCATTTTAACTAAACATTTTAAGGGTCTAATTGTATTTACAGAGCTCTCTGTTAATATTGATTCCAACAGAGTAgattgtatatggttatatatgaagGGTTTATTCTATATGGAAATTATCTAAGATTTTTCTCACCCCAGAACGGATATCTAAAGCCATCACAGTGATTGGCTATCCAAGCAAAGATGAGTACATACTGTCCTTCCCTGTCAATACAGAAGTTATTGTGTACAGTAAAGAAGCTGGTACAAACAAAGACCTTTGGGGAGTAGAGGTAAGTTTTCAGATATTAGATGAGAACATATTCTGTGTCatcttttgatgatgatgatgataaaaaaaaaaaaaaaaaaaaaaaaaaaaaagtcaaatcatATTAGTTATTACAAAGGAAAATGACAGATATAAGTGTGATATCTAGATATGTCACAAAAGTAATACATAACTGtttatattagtaatagcaaatttTTCATTACAGATTAAAGGAAAGAGAGGTTATGTCCCAAAAAGATATCTACGAGAAACAAAACTCTTTGTAAAGAAGCTGGAATATGAAGTGCCAACAGAACTAGGAGCAAATGTGCCTGACCCTCAAGATAATAAGCAGGTTGAAGAACCGAAATCTGAGAACTTGGATTTACAGCATGAAGTTGAACAGCAAAATGATGAGCAAGTTGCAGATCAGGTGGCTGCAAGTGCTGAGGATATAGAGTTTCAACGTGTGACAAAAGGCTTAAGTCTGGAagatgaacaaaaagaagaaataccaGATGAAGTTggaggtaaagaagagaaaaatgtggaAGAAGCTCAGTCCTCCAATGAAAAGTtagaacagggagaggaagataaagacatAACAAAAGATAATTCCCCAACAGATGAACCAGCaccagaagagggagaagatgaaggaagtgaatctgaggaagtggaggaggtgaaaGTGGATGAACAaacaggtgatgataatgaagggtcTGAAGAAGTGAAGGATAGAAGTATTGATGGCAGTACTTCTGTTGAGGAAGACCAAAAAGTAGTGGATCCTGAAGTAAAATCAGAGAGTGTTGAAAGTAAAGATGAACGAATTGACTCAGAAAATGCTTCCCTTCAGAATGAGTTGCAGGAACAAGCTGAAAGTGAAACGGTGTCTGATGGAGAACCAGATCCACTGGAAACTAGCTCTCAGATTGGAGATATGCCTTCCCCAACTCCCACACCATCGTCACCTGATTATGAAGTTATTGATGGCACTACAATATATTTTGACGACCCACCACCTGCTGAAGTTCCATCAGTTATAGCGGAGTCATCTATTCACCTTGACTCTTCTTCTGTAGTAAATGAGGAATATTCATCTGCACAAACACCTCCCATCATAACGGATACTTTCACTGTGACTGATGTGAATGCCTTTGATGCAACTGAACCGACAGTCACACAGAGTCTAGACAGTGCAACTTCTGATGAATCAGAGTTGGAGAGTGAGACTGTAGTGCATGATTTAAATCCAGAGCCTACAGAGAGTGTAACACAGCTTTTCACAGATCAGAGTGATATTATTTTGGTTGATTCTAAACCAGATATCAGTCCTACTTCATCGTCTTGGATTGCTCAAGCTGCAACTTCTGTGACTTCTTGGTTTGGTGAATCAGGTGAAGtgcaagaaaataatgatttagaGAGCAGGAAAAGTGAAGACAATGATGGAGATGCTCAGTTACCTTTGCATGATTCAAATGAAAAGGATTCGAAAGATGAAGATAAATCAGACTTCATGGTACCAAAACCTGAGTCAATCATAGAGGAAGTAGTCACTCAGGAACctgaagcagaagaggaaagtaCAGGTTTCTTTTCATCTTGGTTTGGAAGTTCTGAAGATACTAATGAGGAGTCTGAAAACCCCTCATCAGAATCTGATTTTATGGAATCTGACAGAGACTCTCAGGATAAAAGTGATGTAAAGCTAAATGTGGTTTCTGAGGAAGGAAGCCCAGTGGAGTCAGAACAAACTGCTGATCCTACTGTGTCTTCTGTGCCCTCGGATGCTGAAAATACCCTTGTAGATCAGTATGAGCCTCCTGCTTCTGATGTAGATGATACAGCTTATAAACCCCATGCAGTACAAGATGGCCCTCCCACGGTAGAGTCCAGTCCTGATGCCACAGTTGTGCCTAACCCTCAGGCATTCACAGATGACCTTACTTCAACAGATGACACCCTTACCCCTAGTGATGCATATGATAATGCTGAAGAGGATTCAGATCAGAGTTCAGGTATGGATATGTTGCTTGTTGGTGATGGGCCTAATATAAGTGTAGGAAGTACTGGGAATGTTATAGAAAGTAGTGacaaactaaaagaaaagagCTTTGAAGAAGAGTTAGACATAAAAGCCACACAGCTTCTTCCAGACAGTGTAGATGAAACTAGTTCTATTTCAGTTAGAGCAAATGAATTGCATGATACTGTGGATAGTGAGAATAGTGGGGGAATAGCAGTTTCTGACTCTGGTAGTAAGAGGGATAGTAGTAGAGAGCATGAACCATATGGCTTGCatatggaaaaagaaagtaaggaggATGAGCATGTGTTAGAGAGTAGCAAAAGCCTTAGTACTGCTACAGCAAGAGATGCTTTAGCAACCAGTGAAGATACACAGGATAAGGAGTCTGAAGGTCAAGATATACCTACTGAAGGTATAGATAATGGTATTTCTTCCAATAGTTTATCTTCAAATGAGACctcaagaagggaaaaaaggtctCATAAGAACAAAACTGTGAAAAATGATCAAagtaaattagaaaagaaaatcattcCTTCAAATGTAGCATCCTCCATTACAGAAAATGTGAATGTTTCTGCAAgtgacagtagcagtaatagtgctGGTGTTACTGGTGAGAGTGTAACTAACACTGACCATAACCATCAACCAACCGTAGATACTGAAGCACAAAGTGTAGAATCCCCTCTGTTGGTGTCCTCTGAAGTAGAAGATAGTCCTTCAAGAGTTGAAGATAGTCCTTCAGAGCTTGGTGAGATGGAGCAGTTAAATGTTGTTTCTAGAGAATTGCCAAATTTTGAAGTAAAGTCTGTCATTGATAATGGTGTTCATAAATCTGCTCCAAGTGATTTTACTGAGCCTTCAGTTGTTTATAGTGACCTTTTAGAAGTTAACAGTGTTTCTGATGTAGATGATCCTCCTGCCTCCTCAGACAACGAGCAGGAAGAATTAGGGCCCAGTACTGCACGGCCACTGTTTGCAGAACCAACTCCTAGTGTAGACCCTGAGAACTTAGCACATCTTGCAGGTGAGTTTCAAGCAAAAGCATTTGGTATTAACTTATTGCACCTAACAGGTTTAGTGTCAAATGACACAGATCACCTTATTTGTGCACATTTTAGAACTGATGACTCCTTCCTTAAATTACTAACAAACAGCATTATAGGTCATAACACTCGTAAGAAAAATGTTCATGGTGCTATCAAATTAATTGAGAAACTCTTCACTGATGTTGGTCAGGAGGATGTAACTCCTGAATATTTTGAAGAAAAGCTTGAACTTTTAGCACAGAGGAAAAGTGTTCCAAGTAAGACCAATTTAGATCCAAATTGTTATGATGAAGTTCCTTCTGTCCCATATGCCAAaggaacaaatgataatgatattcaaaatagGGAAGAGGATGTACTTACTGTAGATTTGCCAAATTCTTTATATAAAGTGTCAGTAGAGGAAGAGCCAGAGAGTTTTTTAAGGCAACTATCTCTATCAGATCAAAGTGATATTTTTGGTGAATCACAAGGTTTAGTCAGTACTTTTAATTCtttagagaagaaaaatgaaattaataatgttgAATATCAGGTTGATAGAAGTGATGCAATAGAAATGCCCAAAATTCAGGATCAACTATTGCTCACATCATCTGATGATAAAGACAGTAACTTTCTGTCCAAGTCTTTAGATAAAGAAATGGATTTAATTTCTAGCAAGTCTTCAGTAGAGCCGGTGAATTCTATTTTGAATGAAACCATCACTTTTGGAAATGTCATTGAACATGATAGTGATGTCATACCACTTGAATCTAAAGAAGTAACAGCAGAATTTGAGTCTCATGATGAAATATCTAACAATATGATTGATGAGAAATTTGATACCCATATACATTTAGTGCATGAGAGGGATACTCAGTCATCCAAAGTTTTTGGTGAAGAAGTATTGTTACATCAAGATGTAATTAGAGATGTGTATACTTTATCAACTGGAGAGATTGTCAAATCAAATGTTTTAAATGATGCAGATGCATCTGTCAGCGAAATCAATGCTGTTGATACCATCACAGCTGAAGGAACAATTGAAGCAGATGGTTCTTTCACAGTTGGAACTGTTGGTGAGGAAGTTGATATTTTTTCTGCAATAGGCTTAGATGAAATGATACATGAAGTCCATACCCATGTAGCTGAACTTACAGATGAAATTGATATTGTCTCACCTGAGTTTGTGGTTGAGGAAGTTGATATTGTCTCACCTGAATCTATAGTTGAGGAGGTTGGTATTGTCTCATTTGAAACTGTAGTTGAAGAAATTGCTGCTGTTAGAGCTGAAGCTGTAGTAGAAGTTGATATTGTCAGTGCTGATGCAATTGTGGAAGTTCATGCCGTCTTAACTGAATCTGAATCTGAAGTTGATACTCTCTTGAATGAAGTTGCAGATGAAGTTGATACAGTTGCAGATGGCTTTGTCTATGAGGAAATTGTTACTGCTGTAGTTGAAGCTGTAAAAGTGGATAAAGATGATACTGGCACAACTGAAGaggtttttgatgatgatgatgagacctTCTTTGCTAAGCTTGAAAGTGTTTCAGCTGAAGTTCTTGCTGAAATTAATACTGCCTCACCTGAAGCTGGTATTAGTGAAACTGCTACAGTCTTACCTGTAATCACAGTCGTTTCAGCTGAAGATAATATCTTAGCTGAAGCTTTAGTTGATGATGTAATTGAGAAAGTTGATACTGTTGCATCTGGAACTAATGTTGAAGTTCATATTTTCTCAGCTGATGCTTCTGTTGGGAAAACTAATATTGTCTCAGTTGAACCTGCAGTTAGAGAAGCTGATATTTCCAAAGATGAAGTTTCTGTTGAGATTAAAATTGCCTCAGCTAAAGTTGATACTATTTCAGACAAAGTTAGAGTTGAATTTGATAAAATCTCACCTGAAACTGAGGTTGAGGAAGTTGATACTGTCACAGTTGAAGCTGTTGTTAATGAAGCTAATATAGACCCAGCAGGCACTGAAGTTGAGGAAGTTAACGAGGAAATTCCCACATCTGTCTTTGATCTTGAGATGATTGATACAGCTACAACTGAAGCTGCTGTTCATGGAATTGATGCTGTCATAACTAAAGCAGCTCTTAAAGTTGGTACTGACACCGCTAAGGAGGAACTTGCTGCTGTCTCAACAGAAATTGTAATTGAGCATGTTGATGTCTCAAAAGAAGTTGCTGTTGAGCAGGTTGATGCAATCTCAATGGAAGTTGCAGTTGCAGAAGATAATATCTCAACTGAAACTGCTGTTCAGGGAGCTGAGACAGTAACTGCTGAAGCTGCAGTTGAAGTTTTAACTGGAACTGTGATCAAGTCAACTGCTGATACGGTCTTAGGTCAATCTGCTGCAGTCAAGGGTGATTCTACATTTGATGCCATTGCTGTTAAAACTGCAATTGAAAGGATTATTGTCTCAACTGACACTGCTGGTGAGGTAGTTGGTACTGTCACAGTTGAAACTGCAATTGAGGGAGCTGATGCTGTCATAACTGAAGCTGTCACTGAAGCTGATACTAAGACAACTATTGAAGGACTTGATACTGTCTCAACTGAAGCTGTAGTTGATGTTGCAGTAGAAAAGGCTAATGCTGTACCAGTAAAAGTTGAGGGAGTTATTACTGTGTCTGATGAAAATGTTGTTGAGGAAACTGATAGTATCACAGCTGAAGCAGCAGTTGTTGAGGTTGGAATTTTAACAAATAAATCTTCTGTTGAGGAAGTTGATACTGTCATAGTTGAAACTATAGCTGAAGATAATACAGTGGCAGCTAAAACTGCAGTAAAGTTA is from Penaeus chinensis breed Huanghai No. 1 chromosome 36, ASM1920278v2, whole genome shotgun sequence and encodes:
- the LOC125044826 gene encoding uncharacterized protein LOC125044826, giving the protein MLRNGVFSFVQKRISKAITVIGYPSKDEYILSFPVNTEVIVYSKEAGTNKDLWGVEIKGKRGYVPKRYLRETKLFVKKLEYEVPTELGANVPDPQDNKQVEEPKSENLDLQHEVEQQNDEQVADQVAASAEDIEFQRVTKGLSLEDEQKEEIPDEVGGDDNEGSEEVKDRSIDGSTSVEEDQKVVDPEVKSESVESKDERIDSENASLQNELQEQAESETVSDGEPDPLETSSQIGDMPSPTPTPSSPDYEVIDGTTIYFDDPPPAEVPSVIAESSIHLDSSSVVNEEYSSAQTPPIITDTFTVTDVNAFDATEPTVTQSLDSATSDESELESETVVHDLNPEPTESVTQLFTDQSDIILVDSKPDISPTSSSWIAQAATSVTSWFGESGEVQENNDLESRKSEDNDGDAQLPLHDSNEKDSKDEDKSDFMVPKPESIIEEVVTQEPEAEEESTGFFSSWFGSSEDTNEESENPSSESDFMESDRDSQDKSDVKLNVVSEEGSPVESEQTADPTVSSVPSDAENTLVDQYEPPASDVDDTAYKPHAVQDGPPTVESSPDATVVPNPQAFTDDLTSTDDTLTPSDAYDNAEEDSDQSSGMDMLLVGDGPNISVGSTGNVIESSDKLKEKSFEEELDIKATQLLPDSVDETSSISVRANELHDTVDSENSGGIAVSDSGSKRDSSREHEPYGLHMEKESKEDEHVLESSKSLSTATARDALATSEDTQDKESEGQDIPTEGIDNGISSNSLSSNETSRREKRSHKNKTVKNDQSKLEKKIIPSNVASSITENVNVSASDSSSNSAGVTGESVTNTDHNHQPTVDTEAQSVESPLLVSSEVEDSPSRVEDSPSELGEMEQLNVVSRELPNFEVKSVIDNGVHKSAPSDFTEPSVVYSDLLEVNSVSDVDDPPASSDNEQEELGPSTARPLFAEPTPSVDPENLAHLAGEFQAKAFGINLLHLTGLVSNDTDHLICAHFRTDDSFLKLLTNSIIGHNTRKKNVHGAIKLIEKLFTDVGQEDVTPEYFEEKLELLAQRKSVPSKTNLDPNCYDEVPSVPYAKGTNDNDIQNREEDVLTVDLPNSLYKVSVEEEPESFLRQLSLSDQSDIFGESQGLVSTFNSLEKKNEINNVEYQVDRSDAIEMPKIQDQLLLTSSDDKDSNFLSKSLDKEMDLISSKSSVEPVNSILNETITFGNVIEHDSDVIPLESKEVTAEFESHDEISNNMIDEKFDTHIHLVHERDTQSSKVFGEEVLLHQDVIRDVYTLSTGEIVKSNVLNDADASVSEINAVDTITAEGTIEADGSFTVGTVGEEVDIFSAIGLDEMIHEVHTHVAELTDEIDIVSPEFVVEEVDIVSPESIVEEVGIVSFETVVEEIAAVRAEAVVEVDIVSADAIVEVHAVLTESESEVDTLLNEVADEVDTVADGFVYEEIVTAVVEAVKVDKDDTGTTEEVFDDDDETFFAKLESVSAEVLAEINTASPEAGISETATVLPVITVVSAEDNILAEALVDDVIEKVDTVASGTNVEVHIFSADASVGKTNIVSVEPAVREADISKDEVSVEIKIASAKVDTISDKVRVEFDKISPETEVEEVDTVTVEAVVNEANIDPAGTEVEEVNEEIPTSVFDLEMIDTATTEAAVHGIDAVITKAALKVGTDTAKEELAAVSTEIVIEHVDVSKEVAVEQVDAISMEVAVAEDNISTETAVQGAETVTAEAAVEVLTGTVIKSTADTVLGQSAAVKGDSTFDAIAVKTAIERIIVSTDTAGEVVGTVTVETAIEGADAVITEAVTEADTKTTIEGLDTVSTEAVVDVAVEKANAVPVKVEGVITVSDENVVEETDSITAEAAVVEVGILTNKSSVEEVDTVIVETIAEDNTVAAKTAVKLVDVALEENNIFRTEAVIEKVDSATAEVGVDVIEAVTAEIAVEEFDSVRVDVDSISDVVAVEEVNFVSVEAAFEEVDIVIDEAVVKGTVSDDAVVEVLAFSAQAAFEEIDTVSVEATIEDVRVEAAVEGHAVSYETAFEELKLQLIVFHL